In the genome of Acidovorax sp. 69, the window CACTTGCCCTTGGGAGCGCCCTGATGGACCTCAAACCCCTGATCACCCTGCTGGCCATCGTCAACCCGCTGGCCATCGTGCCGTTCTTCATCCACTACACCCAGGGCTTCTCGTACCCGCAGCGGCGCCGCACCATCCAGGTGGCCAGCTTCAGCGTGTTCTGCGTGATTGCGGCCTGTGCGCTGCTGGGTCTGCAGATCCTCGATTTCTTCAACATCTCGCTGCAGAGCTTCCAGGTGGGCGGCGGCATGCTGCTGCTCATCAGCGCGATGAACATGCTCAACGCCCAGCCCGCCGAGGCCAAGCCCAGCACCAACGAGTTTGAAGAAGGGGCCGAGAAAGCCGCTGCGGGCAGCAGCATTGCCGTGGTGCCGCTCACCATCCCGCTGCTCACCGGCCCGGCCAGCATGTCTACCGTGGTGATCTATGCCGACCGCGCGCAGGGCGTTTGGCAGACGCTGGCCTTGGTGGGCTACGGCGTGGTCATTGCGCTGGCCACCGCCGTGTGTTTTGCCCTGGCCGACCCCATTGCGCGCGTTCTGGGCAAGACCGGCATCAACGTGATGACCCGGTTGATGGGCCTGATCCTGGCCGCGCTGGCGGTAGAGGTGATGGCCGATGGCCTGGGCAAGCTTTTCCCCATCCTGATCGCACGCTGAAATGGGAAACCCCCTGAGTCGCCTGCGGCGCCATCCCCCCAAGTGGGGGACGGCGCCCTCACTGCGGGGCGGCCTTTGCTCGGCGTCCCCCGCCTGCGCCGCGCCAGTTGCGTTGTCTGCGCAGGGTGCGCGGCACCGGGGATGATTGAGGCATGTCTGCCAAACTCCTGCTGCTTGAAGACGACCCCGCCATCGCCCGCACCGTGGCCTATGCGCTGGAGCGCGATGGCCTGACCGTCACGCACAGCCTGCTGGTGCACGACGCACGCCAGCAGTTGCAGTGCACCCGTTTTGACCTGCTGGTGCTGGACGTGGGCCTGCCCGACGGCAGCGGCCTGGACCTGCTGCGCGATGTGCGCAATGCGCCGCCCACCGCCGCCCTGCCCGTGCTGATGCTCAGCGCCCGCGGCGAAGAAATCGACCGCGTGCTGGGCCTGGAGCTGGGTGCCGACGACTACCTCACCAAACCCTTCAGCCCACGCGAACTGGCTGCGCGCGTGAAGGCGCTGCTGCGCCGTGCAGGCCACGGAAACGGCAACGGCCACCCGGCAGCGCCCGCCGCCACAGCCGCCGCGCTGTTCCACGACGAAGAGCCCGGCCAGCGCATCAGCCTGCGTGGCCAGGCCCTGCCGCTGACGCGGCGCGAGTACCGCCTGCTGTCCCACCTGCTGCGCGGCGCAGGCCGCATCCACTCGCGCGACGCCCTGCTGGCCGCCGCCTGGGGCGACGACAGCGAAAGCACCGACCGCACGGTGGACACCCACATCAAGACCCTGCGCGCCAAGCTGCGCGAAGTGGACCCGGCGCGCGAGTACATCAGCACGCACCGGGGCATGGGGTATTGCCTGGATGTCTGAAGCCCCCCTGAGTCGCTGCGCGCCCTCCCCCGTGGGGAAACGCCACCCCTGGCCGGGCGAAGCCGGTTCCACGGTGGCGCTCGCCTGCGCAGCGTCAGTTTCGAAACTCGCGCGCGCAACGCGAGGTTAGCCAATGCGCCTCGGCATCCGTCTGCTGTTCGCCTTCTTCCTCATCAACGGCATTGCCGCGTTCTTCGTGCTGCGCGTGTTCATGGCCGAGATCAAGCCCAGCGTGCGCGAGGTGATGGAAGACATGATGGTGGACACGGCCAATATTTTGGCCGAGCTGGCCAGCGAGGACCTGGCCGCCGGGCGGCTGGCGGCGGAGGCCAACAACAGCAGCACCAGCCCGTTTGTCCAGCATGTGCGCCGTTATGCCACGCGGCCCATCGATGCGGCGATCTGGGGCTTCTCCAAACAGTCGCTCGACTACCGCATCTATGTGACCGACACCACGGGGCGCGTGCTGTTCGACTCCGAAAACCGTGCCGTTGGTGCCGATTATTCGCAGTGGCGCGACGTGGCGCGCACATTGCGCGGCGAGTATGGCGCGCGCTCTACGCGCGACGTGGAAGATGACGACACCAGCGGCGTGATGCATGTGGCGGCGCCCATCTACGTGAAGGAACAGATCGCAGGCGTGCTCACCGTGGCCAAGCCCACGCGCACTGTGCAGCGCTTCATCGACCGCGCCGAGCGCAAGGTCTTCATGGGCGGGCTGCTGCTGCTGGCGCTCTCGGCCGCCGTGGGCGTGGCCGTGACGCTGTGGATGGTGTGGAACGTGCGCCGCCTGCGCGACTACGCCCTGAGCGTTCAAGGCCCTGCCGATGGCGAACACAGCGACCCCGATAGCCCGCCCACCACAGCGCTCGCCGTACCCCAAGTCCCCGGCGAGCTGGGCGATCTGGCCCGCGCCATGGACCGGATGCGCGCGCGGCTGGAGGGGCGCGACTACATCGAGGGCTATGTCCGCGCCCTCACGCACGAGCTCAAAAGCCCCGTGGCTGCCATCCGGGGCGCGGGCGAACTGTTGCAGGACGAACTGCCTGCCGCTGACCGCGCCGAGTTCGCGACCCAGGTGGTGCAGCAAAGCGAGCGCCTGCAGCGCATCATCGACCGGCTGCTGGAGCTGTCCAAGCTGGAGCAGCGCCAGCACGCCGAAGGCCGCGCGCCCGTGGCGCTGCACGACTGCGCCGAGGCCGCCATTGCCCAGACCCGCGCCCGCGCCGGACAGCGCGGCATCACCCTGACTCTGGCGGGCCAGGGCAGCAGCGGCCCGTGGGAGGCCGAACTGGTAACACTGGCCCTGACCAACGTGCTCGACAACGCGATCGACTTCGCGCCCACAGGCAGCACCGTGCAGGTGGAACTGAACGGCGCCACCGTGGCCGTGCGGGACAGTGGCCCCGGCGTTCCCGACTACGCCCTGCCCCGCCTCGGTGAGCGCTTCTTCACCACTGCACGGCCTGGCGGAGAGCGCAGCGGATCGGGCCTGGGCCTCGCCATCGTCAAGCGGGTGATGGCGCTGCACGGGGGACAGATGGTGGTGCGCAATACCGCGCCCGGCCTGTGGGTGGGCCTGGAGTTTCCGCACACCTGACAACCACGCGAGCGCAGGCCGCACCGACTTCACCCTGGCCTCACAAACTTCATAGCGCCCTCACAGCGCGCCACAACACTGCCTCCACAACATCATTTGTGGAGGATCTCTTGTTCAAACACCCCCTGTTCACAAAATTGGCCGCGCTGGCAGCCATCACCCTGCTGCTGCTCTTGGGCCTGGGCATGATCGAAAACGTAGTGCGTGACCGGTTGCGCTACCGCAGCATCACCGCGCAGAGTGTGGCCGAGAGTCTGGCGGGGCCGCAGACGCTGATGGGCCCCATGATCCACAGTGCCTGTGTGGAGAGCTGGGATGTGGAGACGGGCAAGGGTGACGAGCGCCGCATGGTGGAGCAGCGCCGCGAGTTCATCCTGACGGCGATGCCCGAGCAGCTCAAACTGAGCACGGGCGCCGCGATGGAAGAGCGTGCGCGCGGGTTGCACAAGGTGAACACCTACAACCTCAAGGCCCACGTCACAGCGCAATGGGGCTCGCTGGCCAGCCTGCTGCCGCAGAGCAGCATGAAAAACTCGCGCATGCACTGCGGCGCGCCCATTGTCATGATGGCCGTGGGTGACGCACGCGGCATCCGCACCGCGCAGTTCACCATGGGTGCGCAGGCGCTGGCCCTCAAGCCCGGCACCTTCCACCCCACCTACAGTCGGGGCCTGCATGCCGTGTTGCCGGAGTCGGTGCGCGGCAAGGCCGATGGCCTGACCGCCGCGCTGGACCTGGAGCTGGTCGGCACCGAGCGCCTGGCCATCGTGCCGCTGGGCGGCAACACCGAGGTGTTGATGACCAGCAGCTGGCCCCACCCGTCGTTTGCGGGCCGCTTCCTGCCCTCGGAACGCGAGGTCAAGAAAACCGGCTTCTCCGCCCAGTGGCGCCTGTCGTCGCTGGCCACCACGGCACAGGCCGACATTGCGAACGGCAAGCGCATCTGC includes:
- the creD gene encoding cell envelope integrity protein CreD — translated: MFKHPLFTKLAALAAITLLLLLGLGMIENVVRDRLRYRSITAQSVAESLAGPQTLMGPMIHSACVESWDVETGKGDERRMVEQRREFILTAMPEQLKLSTGAAMEERARGLHKVNTYNLKAHVTAQWGSLASLLPQSSMKNSRMHCGAPIVMMAVGDARGIRTAQFTMGAQALALKPGTFHPTYSRGLHAVLPESVRGKADGLTAALDLELVGTERLAIVPLGGNTEVLMTSSWPHPSFAGRFLPSEREVKKTGFSAQWRLSSLATTAQADIANGKRICLGADEGTDYAPSGATPGDCADSFSVAFVDPVNPYSLSDRATKYGVLFIALTFVAVGLFELMKKLRVHPVQYLLVGSALCSFFLLLVSLSEHLPFGISYAIAATACVLLLAYYASHMLGSLARGIPLGAGIALLYGLLYVLLQLEQTALVVGAIALFLVLAAVMVLTRKVNWYGLSQGGTPNRPMPPVARPVAPRTEAA
- the creC gene encoding two-component system sensor histidine kinase CreC; this encodes MRLGIRLLFAFFLINGIAAFFVLRVFMAEIKPSVREVMEDMMVDTANILAELASEDLAAGRLAAEANNSSTSPFVQHVRRYATRPIDAAIWGFSKQSLDYRIYVTDTTGRVLFDSENRAVGADYSQWRDVARTLRGEYGARSTRDVEDDDTSGVMHVAAPIYVKEQIAGVLTVAKPTRTVQRFIDRAERKVFMGGLLLLALSAAVGVAVTLWMVWNVRRLRDYALSVQGPADGEHSDPDSPPTTALAVPQVPGELGDLARAMDRMRARLEGRDYIEGYVRALTHELKSPVAAIRGAGELLQDELPAADRAEFATQVVQQSERLQRIIDRLLELSKLEQRQHAEGRAPVALHDCAEAAIAQTRARAGQRGITLTLAGQGSSGPWEAELVTLALTNVLDNAIDFAPTGSTVQVELNGATVAVRDSGPGVPDYALPRLGERFFTTARPGGERSGSGLGLAIVKRVMALHGGQMVVRNTAPGLWVGLEFPHT
- a CDS encoding MarC family protein, translating into MDLKPLITLLAIVNPLAIVPFFIHYTQGFSYPQRRRTIQVASFSVFCVIAACALLGLQILDFFNISLQSFQVGGGMLLLISAMNMLNAQPAEAKPSTNEFEEGAEKAAAGSSIAVVPLTIPLLTGPASMSTVVIYADRAQGVWQTLALVGYGVVIALATAVCFALADPIARVLGKTGINVMTRLMGLILAALAVEVMADGLGKLFPILIAR
- a CDS encoding winged helix-turn-helix domain-containing protein translates to MSAKLLLLEDDPAIARTVAYALERDGLTVTHSLLVHDARQQLQCTRFDLLVLDVGLPDGSGLDLLRDVRNAPPTAALPVLMLSARGEEIDRVLGLELGADDYLTKPFSPRELAARVKALLRRAGHGNGNGHPAAPAATAAALFHDEEPGQRISLRGQALPLTRREYRLLSHLLRGAGRIHSRDALLAAAWGDDSESTDRTVDTHIKTLRAKLREVDPAREYISTHRGMGYCLDV